A region of Coturnix japonica isolate 7356 chromosome 15, Coturnix japonica 2.1, whole genome shotgun sequence DNA encodes the following proteins:
- the CCDC92 gene encoding coiled-coil domain-containing protein 92 isoform X2, with protein sequence MATSNLENQLHSAQKNLLFLQREHASTLKGLHAEIRRLQQHCTDLTYELTVKSSDLSGNISSRSDELKRKCEDLEAQLKAKEAENNELLKELEQKNAMIMVLENTIKEREKKYLEELKMKSHKLNMLSSELEQRASTIAYLTSQLHATKKKLMSSSGTSEGTPSGSPVLSSYKPAPPKDKLPETPRRRMKKSLSTPLNPEFEEAYRIGSDSRKLLLREHVDAMPDPTPFLLARETSEVHLIKERPLVIPPIASDRASGESQSPAREKPHKAHVGVAHRIHHVAPSQPQPEVETLAVDQVNGSKERKAY encoded by the exons ATGGCAACGTCAAACCTGGAGAACCAGCTGCACAGCGCCCAGAAGAACCTCTTGTTTCTCCAGAGAGAACATGCCAGCACCCTGAAGGGCCTCCATGCCGAGATCCGGcgcctgcagcagcactgcacag ACCTGACCTATGAGCTGACAGTGAAGAGTTCTGACTTGTCAG GAAACATTAGTTCAAGAAGTGATGAACTCAAAAGAAAGTGTGAAGATCTTGAAGCTCAGCTGAAAGCCAAAGAGGCTGAAAACAATGAATTATTGAAAGAACTTGAACAAAAGAATGCAATGATAATGGTGCTGGAAAACActattaaagaaagagaaaagaagtatttggaagagttaaaaatgaaaagccataAGCTCAATATGCTGTCGAGTGAACTAGAGCAGAGAGCGAGCACTATTGCTTATTTAACTTCTCAACTGCACGCTACTAAGAAGAAGCTGATGAGTTCAAGTGGGACTTCAGAGGGGACCCCTTCAGGCAGTCCAGTGTTGTCCAGCTATAAGCCAGCCCCTCCCAAAGATAAACTGCCTGAGACTCCACGGCGCAGAATGAAGAAGAGTTTGTCAACACCACTCAACCCGGAGTTTGAAGAGGCCTACAGAATAGGATCCGATAGTCGGAAGCTGCTGTTAAGAGAGCATGTGGATGCCATGCCTGATCCCACTCCGTTTCTGTTGGCCAGAGAAACATCAGAGGTCCATCTTATTAAGGAGAGGCCGCTGGTTATTCCACCCATTGCTTCGGATCGAGCATCGGGTGAATCGCAGAGCCCAGCCCGAGAGAAGCCACACAAGGCACACGTTGGAGTGGCACATCGCATCCACCACGTCGCGCCCTCCCAGCCTCAGCCAGAGGTTGAAACGCTGGCGGTGGATCAGGTCAATGGAAGCAAG gaAAGAAAGGCATACTGA
- the CCDC92 gene encoding coiled-coil domain-containing protein 92 isoform X1, which produces MATSNLENQLHSAQKNLLFLQREHASTLKGLHAEIRRLQQHCTDLTYELTVKSSDLSGNISSRSDELKRKCEDLEAQLKAKEAENNELLKELEQKNAMIMVLENTIKEREKKYLEELKMKSHKLNMLSSELEQRASTIAYLTSQLHATKKKLMSSSGTSEGTPSGSPVLSSYKPAPPKDKLPETPRRRMKKSLSTPLNPEFEEAYRIGSDSRKLLLREHVDAMPDPTPFLLARETSEVHLIKERPLVIPPIASDRASGESQSPAREKPHKAHVGVAHRIHHVAPSQPQPEVETLAVDQVNGSKVVRKHSGTDRTV; this is translated from the exons ATGGCAACGTCAAACCTGGAGAACCAGCTGCACAGCGCCCAGAAGAACCTCTTGTTTCTCCAGAGAGAACATGCCAGCACCCTGAAGGGCCTCCATGCCGAGATCCGGcgcctgcagcagcactgcacag ACCTGACCTATGAGCTGACAGTGAAGAGTTCTGACTTGTCAG GAAACATTAGTTCAAGAAGTGATGAACTCAAAAGAAAGTGTGAAGATCTTGAAGCTCAGCTGAAAGCCAAAGAGGCTGAAAACAATGAATTATTGAAAGAACTTGAACAAAAGAATGCAATGATAATGGTGCTGGAAAACActattaaagaaagagaaaagaagtatttggaagagttaaaaatgaaaagccataAGCTCAATATGCTGTCGAGTGAACTAGAGCAGAGAGCGAGCACTATTGCTTATTTAACTTCTCAACTGCACGCTACTAAGAAGAAGCTGATGAGTTCAAGTGGGACTTCAGAGGGGACCCCTTCAGGCAGTCCAGTGTTGTCCAGCTATAAGCCAGCCCCTCCCAAAGATAAACTGCCTGAGACTCCACGGCGCAGAATGAAGAAGAGTTTGTCAACACCACTCAACCCGGAGTTTGAAGAGGCCTACAGAATAGGATCCGATAGTCGGAAGCTGCTGTTAAGAGAGCATGTGGATGCCATGCCTGATCCCACTCCGTTTCTGTTGGCCAGAGAAACATCAGAGGTCCATCTTATTAAGGAGAGGCCGCTGGTTATTCCACCCATTGCTTCGGATCGAGCATCGGGTGAATCGCAGAGCCCAGCCCGAGAGAAGCCACACAAGGCACACGTTGGAGTGGCACATCGCATCCACCACGTCGCGCCCTCCCAGCCTCAGCCAGAGGTTGAAACGCTGGCGGTGGATCAGGTCAATGGAAGCAAGGTGGTCAGAAAGCACTCAGGGACAGACAGAACTGTTTGA